The following are from one region of the Klebsiella aerogenes genome:
- a CDS encoding inovirus-type Gp2 protein has translation MQRYYPHLKKVIPNDFLLNLINHHLNQVLACHSKVLAFRMDFNYQRGTNRFIRNSSIEIQDDLRELTQAMITLPGVISVFWVVEWTSEGAVHAHAIFYLNGQEHQKSFPFILQAGELWHQITHGEGKYQRCKPQKYHQDNINNVVRYQNNDAVSSLRRIVSYLTKEDQKYGFLIWGCNEVPPPARQGRPRKYIPG, from the coding sequence ATGCAAAGATATTATCCACATTTAAAGAAAGTCATCCCTAATGACTTCCTGCTGAATTTGATTAATCACCATCTTAATCAGGTCCTGGCATGTCACTCCAAAGTACTGGCCTTTAGAATGGATTTTAATTACCAGCGAGGCACTAACCGATTTATTCGTAACTCTTCCATCGAAATACAGGATGACCTTAGAGAACTGACGCAGGCAATGATCACTCTTCCCGGAGTTATCAGCGTTTTTTGGGTAGTGGAATGGACATCTGAAGGGGCTGTTCATGCTCATGCCATTTTTTATCTTAATGGTCAGGAACATCAGAAATCATTCCCATTTATTTTACAGGCAGGAGAACTATGGCATCAGATTACTCATGGAGAGGGGAAATACCAGCGATGCAAGCCCCAAAAATATCATCAGGACAACATTAACAATGTTGTCCGATACCAAAACAACGATGCCGTAAGCAGCTTGAGACGCATAGTGAGTTATCTGACAAAAGAAGACCAGAAATATGGCTTCCTGATCTGGGGATGCAATGAGGTGCCACCACCAGCACGACAGGGAAGACCCAGAAAATATATACCCGGCTAA
- a CDS encoding helix-turn-helix domain-containing protein produces the protein MTIQISLLEDQFIDMAFITQLTQLTDKWFYKLIKDGKFPKPTKFGRSSRWRKSEVEAWLQARIDESRS, from the coding sequence ATGACTATTCAAATTTCCCTGCTCGAAGACCAATTCATCGATATGGCATTCATTACGCAACTCACCCAGTTGACCGACAAATGGTTTTACAAACTGATTAAAGACGGTAAATTTCCAAAACCGACCAAGTTTGGCCGCAGTTCCCGTTGGCGTAAAAGTGAAGTCGAAGCCTGGCTGCAGGCTCGAATCGACGAATCACGCAGCTAG
- a CDS encoding ATPase, translating into MAVKEEVSFISPEEEAVIRGDKTNAPELFTFDCGQLPFERMGDAQFELLVADIYRAEYESNAENWYDRVSRLNDGADQGRDVVLYNDGIPTGVIQCKRLKKNLDLGTVIYEICKFFLYAHIRPQIAPHPGTSFKYYFAVADGVTTEAFEFLQASGQKRFDDNISSFEDECGKILKKSKTLHKDARLKDLSPKQLCEIVWQWTPLLDTKILKKDSLSSLVAKHSKVKNTYFKLDTDATQIIEVIKQYLASQGGAFPEADQPYLQKIRTEYIDRELCEVDHLNISLIQGPELIPFLKGMLATEVGTFEQHFGNRPVVLTAGAAAATPTQWSEINELVKAYPYPLVFMVGCGEVTGSMLINWKTVDGMSWVDPTWRPASAQKFKAGWCWVKDPDNESINCYILVENEPKDAGFDRGNVSLRLAFKDVIVWPTLGNDFTNSIHRNNSLLRRIIASQVEDRLKRPNLILASQHITDLTEFVKALLDYHARRLVSPIAVAAANSGRLQSCQMQLHSATGIFPSVDSEHNTRASPPAMQPPSCVMRRSTSGGLTLTLTWDANLTLERAKGQRLQGGVVQDDLAPAALEFHELFNRHPPDPDYPESVKKEFSLLDNFVQDGGIKDVKDFAYQTRYGVTSTHGFTLEELTNSGKNVMKAVQALSYLKSHKDSAWVTEPGKKGHLQFTDPNQGDYNVLAWANDGYRVRHMSNDLYRWARDTANHPPLVVFGNGVGRVKDEKPSKLSELNGSSSERFDITTGPSVKDSITDVAMVNNVYFFALNEIESMYDESDDESAEEFMDDISNRRKKLDAQ; encoded by the coding sequence TTGGCTGTAAAAGAAGAAGTGTCTTTCATCTCGCCTGAAGAAGAAGCAGTGATTAGAGGAGACAAGACAAATGCTCCAGAGCTATTCACTTTTGACTGCGGACAGCTTCCATTCGAACGCATGGGTGATGCTCAGTTTGAGCTTCTGGTGGCAGACATCTATCGAGCTGAATATGAAAGTAACGCTGAAAACTGGTATGACAGGGTAAGCCGCTTAAACGACGGTGCTGACCAAGGTCGAGACGTTGTCCTGTACAATGATGGGATACCAACAGGGGTAATACAGTGCAAGCGCCTCAAGAAAAATCTTGATTTAGGTACGGTTATCTATGAGATCTGCAAGTTCTTCCTGTATGCGCACATCAGACCCCAGATCGCGCCACATCCTGGAACATCCTTTAAATACTACTTTGCGGTTGCCGATGGTGTAACCACTGAAGCTTTCGAGTTCCTACAGGCATCAGGTCAAAAACGTTTCGACGACAATATTTCGTCATTTGAAGATGAATGCGGAAAAATACTCAAAAAATCAAAAACGCTTCACAAAGATGCACGGCTCAAAGATCTATCTCCCAAGCAACTGTGTGAAATAGTGTGGCAGTGGACTCCCCTTTTAGATACAAAAATCCTTAAGAAGGATAGTTTATCAAGCTTGGTGGCCAAACACTCAAAGGTGAAGAATACCTATTTCAAACTGGATACTGATGCGACTCAGATAATCGAGGTCATCAAGCAGTATTTGGCATCCCAAGGCGGAGCATTTCCTGAAGCCGATCAACCCTATCTTCAGAAAATCCGCACAGAGTACATCGACCGAGAGTTGTGTGAGGTAGACCACCTCAATATCAGCCTCATCCAAGGTCCAGAACTCATCCCATTTTTAAAGGGCATGCTTGCCACAGAAGTGGGTACCTTTGAACAACATTTTGGCAATCGCCCTGTGGTACTCACTGCCGGAGCAGCCGCTGCCACTCCTACACAGTGGAGCGAAATAAATGAGCTGGTAAAAGCCTATCCGTATCCACTTGTCTTCATGGTCGGATGCGGAGAGGTTACTGGTTCCATGCTTATCAATTGGAAGACAGTCGACGGAATGTCTTGGGTAGATCCAACTTGGCGACCGGCTTCTGCACAGAAATTTAAAGCTGGATGGTGCTGGGTAAAAGATCCTGACAACGAAAGTATCAACTGCTACATACTAGTTGAAAACGAGCCAAAGGATGCAGGCTTTGATCGCGGGAATGTTTCGCTTCGACTGGCTTTTAAAGATGTCATCGTTTGGCCAACTTTGGGAAATGATTTTACAAACTCGATCCACCGTAATAACTCCCTATTACGAAGAATTATAGCTAGTCAGGTTGAGGACAGGCTAAAACGTCCAAATCTGATTTTGGCCTCCCAGCATATTACTGATCTTACGGAGTTCGTGAAAGCTCTTTTGGATTATCATGCACGGCGATTGGTGTCCCCGATTGCAGTTGCAGCCGCTAACAGTGGACGTCTGCAAAGTTGTCAGATGCAGCTTCATAGTGCCACAGGGATATTCCCCTCCGTCGATAGCGAACATAATACTCGAGCAAGTCCGCCTGCGATGCAGCCCCCAAGCTGCGTGATGCGCAGGAGCACTAGCGGAGGACTGACCCTCACGTTGACGTGGGATGCGAATCTCACACTGGAACGTGCGAAAGGGCAGCGATTGCAGGGGGGTGTAGTCCAAGACGATCTAGCACCCGCAGCGCTGGAGTTTCATGAACTCTTCAACCGGCATCCTCCAGACCCTGATTACCCCGAATCGGTGAAGAAGGAATTTTCATTACTGGATAACTTCGTCCAGGATGGGGGAATCAAGGACGTCAAGGATTTTGCTTACCAGACCCGATATGGGGTGACATCTACGCACGGATTCACATTGGAGGAATTGACCAATTCTGGAAAAAATGTGATGAAGGCGGTGCAGGCTCTAAGCTACCTAAAATCCCACAAGGATTCGGCTTGGGTTACTGAGCCAGGTAAAAAGGGCCATCTGCAGTTCACTGACCCCAACCAAGGTGATTACAACGTACTCGCGTGGGCTAATGACGGGTATCGCGTAAGGCACATGTCAAATGATCTTTATCGGTGGGCAAGAGATACCGCCAATCATCCACCGCTCGTAGTGTTCGGCAATGGTGTTGGGAGAGTGAAGGATGAAAAGCCTAGTAAGCTCAGTGAACTCAATGGTTCCAGCAGCGAACGCTTTGATATTACGACGGGGCCAAGTGTGAAAGATTCCATCACAGATGTTGCAATGGTAAACAACGTCTACTTTTTTGCTCTCAATGAAATTGAGTCGATGTACGATGAGTCTGATGATGAATCGGCAGAGGAGTTCATGGATGATATTTCCAATCGTAGGAAAAAATTAGATGCTCAATGA
- a CDS encoding AAA family ATPase, which produces MNNLPIKFLSVEIRNFRGVPDVLQIPLNAPLTIIHAANGTGKSTICYALEWLLTNKVDDLPTTSDFSCQWGDGDTSVSAECEINGETCYLERVNGKAALKKNGETRKKKIKDAELLEMLTPSSVKGSSTQATTKARRDWLRNCRWLYANSLALLVDNSKSELRQQIFADILGLGHLTNTLSNLKEYRSDLPRVQGLEKRLQSLAIEIQTLEEKLSTNQLGREQLSLKLKSILETFPNTRVTGNLLDDFKTAQLEVAKLQQTTQRKKNLLNQLQEGWLGYESGLQQLESSRSLLTKITQSSSALSDEHRQLAEQLASVENQILQGKLGIEWAQKNIDVLNDWTGIISDPDFVRIFPQTELSFQFLEQNFVEYGWESDRQQRWLDAIEYLISNRELLLDLLNVKRDLSSKPVQPPANLVELLKSADVAKQARITAQGEFDALSNVINRLRALGHEASHSLSSGHCPLCDHDWKSADVLRKQLSDANLSPELQAASHKLVVAQSNEQICVTTLQNAKLQQSSFEDYVTRVKSINDKLKAIEERTSYLSIMDKSEFSHSDITSLPHLLARIKSAISAKSIAEALSQVEEFFQLPTSQTVNTGVSKALQALVQHAQRFQQQFDSANAIRPSLTLSVKEKLESIEIKTRESHQVNASIATVSQMVNHFQSQWNEVIGTLPVAKNIHTSTQAAVERDLLKAEGYVVELRDCEICLSVDSDTEQLIRLRSEKIAVEEKLRMGQSHILVADNTITQYGDHVRNATVSSLAPLLVPATELFSRMHANEVYHQLSVSGDDLNWMVLAEGHETPLEAEEKLSQGQRQDLALSLYLARAKNTGGSFLLDEPIAHLDDLNRVAMLDIFRLVATSMPNMNLILTTASDSLARHLAQKFSSLPDEHLLNTIYLEGNPRTGVKATVTRNSIGLAS; this is translated from the coding sequence ATGAATAATCTTCCTATTAAGTTTCTTTCGGTGGAGATTCGGAATTTTCGCGGGGTTCCCGATGTTTTGCAAATCCCGCTCAATGCACCATTAACTATCATTCATGCAGCTAATGGCACTGGTAAAAGTACAATTTGCTATGCATTAGAGTGGCTGCTTACTAATAAAGTGGATGACCTTCCAACCACCTCAGACTTTTCTTGTCAGTGGGGGGATGGTGATACTTCTGTAAGTGCTGAATGTGAGATAAACGGCGAGACGTGCTATCTAGAACGGGTCAATGGAAAAGCTGCATTAAAAAAAAATGGGGAGACTCGCAAAAAGAAGATTAAGGATGCCGAACTGCTTGAGATGCTCACACCATCCTCAGTTAAGGGCAGTAGTACTCAAGCTACTACTAAGGCCCGCCGCGACTGGCTTCGCAATTGCCGATGGTTGTATGCAAACTCATTAGCCCTCCTTGTTGACAATAGCAAGTCAGAACTAAGGCAACAAATTTTTGCTGACATATTGGGGCTTGGTCATCTTACAAACACGCTCAGCAATCTAAAGGAATACAGAAGTGATCTTCCTAGAGTCCAGGGACTGGAAAAAAGATTGCAAAGCCTTGCCATTGAGATTCAGACACTCGAAGAAAAGCTCTCCACCAACCAATTGGGACGGGAACAGCTCTCTCTCAAGTTGAAATCTATATTAGAGACATTTCCCAACACTCGGGTAACGGGAAATCTGTTGGATGACTTCAAAACAGCACAATTGGAAGTCGCTAAACTGCAGCAGACCACACAGCGCAAAAAGAACCTGCTGAACCAACTGCAGGAAGGATGGCTGGGGTATGAATCCGGCCTGCAACAGCTTGAAAGCAGTCGTAGTTTACTCACAAAGATTACCCAGTCCAGCTCAGCCTTGAGCGATGAGCATCGTCAGCTAGCTGAGCAACTTGCTAGTGTCGAAAACCAGATATTGCAAGGGAAATTAGGAATTGAGTGGGCACAAAAAAACATCGATGTTCTCAATGACTGGACAGGCATCATCTCGGATCCAGACTTCGTTCGGATCTTTCCTCAAACTGAACTAAGTTTCCAGTTCTTGGAGCAAAATTTTGTCGAGTATGGCTGGGAAAGTGACAGGCAACAGCGTTGGTTAGATGCTATTGAGTATCTGATCAGCAATAGAGAACTTCTGTTAGATCTTCTTAACGTCAAACGGGATCTATCTAGCAAGCCAGTCCAACCACCGGCCAACCTAGTGGAGCTATTAAAATCTGCAGATGTAGCTAAGCAAGCGCGTATTACAGCACAGGGAGAGTTCGATGCCCTTTCAAATGTCATCAACCGCCTGAGGGCATTGGGGCACGAAGCGTCACATTCCCTTTCGAGTGGGCACTGCCCGTTATGCGACCATGACTGGAAATCAGCTGATGTGCTGCGAAAACAGCTTTCCGATGCCAACTTATCGCCCGAACTTCAGGCTGCAAGCCATAAACTAGTAGTTGCACAGTCGAATGAACAGATCTGTGTAACGACACTACAAAACGCCAAGCTACAGCAATCTTCTTTTGAGGATTACGTTACTCGGGTAAAATCTATAAACGATAAACTGAAGGCCATTGAGGAAAGAACCAGTTATCTGAGCATCATGGATAAATCTGAATTCTCACATTCTGACATTACTAGTCTTCCGCATTTATTGGCTCGCATTAAGTCTGCGATTAGTGCGAAAAGCATTGCAGAAGCATTATCGCAAGTTGAAGAATTCTTTCAACTGCCTACCTCCCAGACCGTAAATACCGGCGTATCCAAAGCTCTTCAGGCGCTTGTGCAGCATGCACAGCGCTTCCAGCAACAGTTCGACTCAGCCAATGCTATACGGCCAAGCCTTACCCTCTCTGTCAAAGAGAAGCTGGAAAGTATTGAAATAAAAACTAGAGAATCACATCAGGTCAACGCCAGCATTGCGACAGTTTCTCAAATGGTAAATCATTTTCAAAGCCAATGGAATGAGGTCATTGGAACTCTTCCCGTCGCCAAAAATATACACACTTCAACCCAAGCAGCGGTTGAACGAGACCTTCTAAAAGCGGAGGGGTATGTAGTAGAGCTTCGCGATTGTGAAATATGCTTGAGTGTTGACTCTGATACTGAACAGTTAATAAGACTCCGTAGTGAGAAAATAGCGGTCGAAGAAAAGCTCAGGATGGGGCAAAGCCACATACTTGTCGCTGATAATACGATTACACAATACGGCGATCATGTTCGTAATGCGACTGTTTCTAGCCTTGCCCCCCTCCTTGTCCCTGCTACGGAGTTATTCTCCAGAATGCACGCGAACGAGGTATATCACCAACTAAGTGTTTCTGGCGATGATTTGAATTGGATGGTACTTGCTGAAGGTCATGAGACACCATTAGAAGCAGAAGAGAAGCTAAGCCAAGGACAGCGACAAGACTTAGCACTATCACTCTACCTTGCAAGGGCAAAGAATACCGGTGGAAGCTTCCTGTTGGATGAACCTATCGCTCATTTAGATGATCTAAATCGAGTAGCCATGCTGGATATTTTCAGACTTGTGGCAACCTCAATGCCGAACATGAACTTGATCCTGACAACTGCAAGTGACAGCTTGGCTCGACATCTTGCGCAAAAATTCTCAAGCCTTCCGGATGAGCACTTACTTAACACAATTTATTTAGAGGGGAATCCTCGCACAGGCGTCAAAGCAACTGTGACAAGAAATTCAATTGGTCTTGCTTCTTAA
- a CDS encoding AAA family ATPase, which yields MALLDLLSTNSEEKCILEKASSVAELHEVFPDSEWGIDTDFNFYTQANIDNIWNNELRRGIRNKIKIAGLGEDDYKSWLGDVHFLNISIYRKSLFERYRSNAGWRLIVMALPRAGAILLGIASHYQNAQNHNKLSEVSNLLFDIASDAVKREGQSHMFGRKISSIDWDQNGLFPSPLSTVAGVSISPDVVFLKDVRTTTLKKILASFITVKVLPNSVSKAELYNDLSQLAKTAKFLSSNVYPFGSLEEFEALRALALQDLAAAGTRLLLRKKSSTRSIVRIYYGPPGTGKTLSAVREAVKLIEPSFDDKGELSYSFERFNDYRDQCAFITFHPSLQYEDLVESIRPVIVNEDEVDESIENNNFDLKNGQLRYRLHEGLLLRMIRRAIQSPEKEFVIVIDEINRGDVSRILGPLISSLDADKRVGAEFPIGIELQYPRAEELESRLFMPSNLHIIGTMNSADRNIALVDHALRRRFDFVNIPPDSSLLRDTIDSPSINCGQLLRTINSRIEHLLDADHCIGHGYLVGCDTNSKVIERLATRVIPLLREYFYGNEGLIQLVLGDSASKNANFFKINPVEKQFEVLFGVDQDTAASFGYRAHSVTKNLELDPRFWNPKKVIPGPDNEDYAIHCVLKICQPILIDTNVFN from the coding sequence ATGGCACTTCTTGATCTTTTGAGTACAAATAGTGAAGAAAAATGCATTTTAGAGAAAGCTAGCTCTGTAGCGGAACTACATGAGGTGTTTCCTGATTCCGAATGGGGGATAGATACAGATTTCAACTTTTATACTCAAGCTAATATTGATAATATTTGGAATAATGAGCTACGTCGTGGAATTAGAAATAAAATTAAAATAGCTGGCCTTGGCGAAGATGACTATAAGTCTTGGTTAGGAGATGTGCATTTTCTTAATATCAGCATTTACCGTAAAAGCCTATTTGAGCGTTACAGAAGCAATGCAGGTTGGCGTTTAATCGTTATGGCGTTGCCGCGAGCAGGGGCAATTTTGCTTGGGATTGCTTCACATTATCAAAATGCTCAAAACCACAACAAACTATCGGAAGTTTCGAATCTCCTTTTTGATATTGCTTCAGATGCAGTAAAAAGAGAGGGACAATCCCATATGTTTGGTCGAAAAATATCAAGTATTGATTGGGACCAAAATGGATTATTTCCGTCTCCATTATCAACTGTGGCTGGTGTTTCTATTTCTCCTGATGTTGTATTTCTTAAGGATGTAAGAACAACAACCTTAAAGAAAATATTGGCATCATTTATTACTGTAAAGGTGTTACCAAATTCAGTAAGTAAGGCTGAATTATATAATGATTTATCCCAATTAGCAAAAACTGCAAAATTTCTTTCCTCAAATGTTTATCCGTTTGGCAGTTTGGAAGAGTTTGAAGCCCTCCGTGCACTAGCATTACAAGATCTCGCTGCTGCTGGAACTCGGTTACTTTTGCGGAAAAAAAGCTCAACCAGATCAATCGTTCGCATCTATTATGGTCCTCCAGGAACAGGGAAAACTTTGTCTGCAGTTCGTGAAGCAGTTAAATTGATAGAACCTAGCTTCGATGATAAAGGCGAGTTATCTTACTCTTTTGAAAGATTCAATGATTATCGGGATCAGTGCGCCTTTATAACTTTTCATCCCTCCTTACAATATGAAGATTTGGTCGAGTCAATTCGACCAGTAATAGTTAATGAAGATGAAGTTGATGAATCAATTGAAAATAATAATTTTGATTTAAAAAATGGACAACTGAGATATCGACTTCATGAAGGGTTATTACTCAGAATGATTAGACGTGCAATCCAATCACCTGAAAAAGAGTTCGTTATTGTTATTGATGAAATAAATCGAGGTGATGTAAGTAGGATTTTAGGCCCACTAATTTCTTCTCTGGATGCTGATAAGCGAGTTGGTGCGGAATTCCCTATCGGAATCGAGTTGCAATACCCTCGGGCTGAAGAGTTAGAGTCGCGGCTTTTCATGCCATCAAATTTGCATATAATAGGAACGATGAACTCTGCGGATAGAAATATTGCACTTGTCGATCATGCACTTAGACGTCGATTTGATTTTGTTAATATTCCACCAGATTCATCCCTATTACGTGACACCATTGATAGTCCATCTATTAATTGCGGACAGCTTTTACGGACAATAAATTCAAGGATAGAACATCTATTAGATGCAGATCATTGTATTGGACATGGTTACCTAGTAGGCTGTGATACGAACTCGAAAGTTATTGAACGGTTAGCAACTAGAGTTATTCCTCTACTGCGTGAATATTTTTATGGTAATGAAGGCTTGATACAGCTTGTCTTGGGAGACTCCGCGTCAAAAAATGCAAACTTCTTTAAAATAAATCCAGTGGAAAAACAGTTTGAAGTTTTATTCGGAGTAGATCAGGATACTGCTGCTTCATTTGGTTATAGGGCACATTCTGTAACTAAAAACTTAGAGTTAGATCCACGGTTTTGGAATCCAAAAAAAGTTATTCCGGGGCCAGATAATGAAGACTATGCTATCCATTGTGTTCTAAAAATATGTCAACCTATTCTCATTGACACCAATGTATTTAATTGA
- a CDS encoding DNA cytosine methyltransferase — protein sequence MTTPNKPNLTCIDLFAGCGGLSLGLKEAGWAGIFAIERDPMAFETLSNNFLVQNAPYASFDKWPSWLSKTNHDIVELLRNESNRAHLLSLRGSVTMMAGGPPCQGFSVGGRRDGADERNDLVYQMLDMVDLVRPRIVLIENVEGIARRFVARPGEERTSVADSVIKQLAELGYTSILNVVDASRFGVPQSRRRVVILGIQNCPISSQELNIAFNDNLNEAALAVREHWGLHKSKNITAKEAIDDLTGGLRVICPDSEKFESSTYTKAVSAYARALRRGQKTGNIPNSHRYSKHGERILDLYNLAHQTQPPGRLSKAFLLENGTKKDKKVLIDSSEAVSTITTHPDEFIHYAEPRNITVREMARFQSFPDDFHFYGRYTINGPRRKFDVARCSQVGNAVPPLMAEGIGLAVRNLLLLLGDKGVSELTLPTSEIEEDISVNLKNCG from the coding sequence GTGACAACGCCAAACAAGCCAAATCTTACATGCATCGATCTTTTCGCAGGATGCGGTGGCCTGAGTCTCGGGCTAAAAGAGGCTGGCTGGGCCGGTATTTTTGCAATCGAGCGCGATCCGATGGCGTTTGAAACCCTATCTAATAACTTCTTGGTACAAAATGCACCATACGCAAGTTTTGACAAATGGCCAAGTTGGCTGTCAAAAACTAACCATGACATAGTGGAGCTTCTAAGAAATGAGTCTAATAGGGCTCATCTTCTCTCATTACGTGGCTCTGTAACTATGATGGCCGGAGGACCCCCTTGCCAAGGTTTCAGTGTTGGAGGGCGGCGCGATGGTGCTGATGAACGGAATGATCTTGTATATCAAATGCTTGATATGGTTGACTTAGTTCGTCCACGCATTGTATTAATTGAAAATGTCGAAGGGATAGCTCGTCGCTTTGTAGCTCGCCCTGGTGAAGAGCGTACCTCAGTTGCTGACTCTGTAATTAAGCAACTCGCTGAGTTGGGTTATACGAGTATTTTAAATGTAGTAGATGCCAGTCGTTTTGGGGTGCCGCAATCGAGAAGACGGGTGGTTATACTAGGTATTCAAAATTGTCCAATATCTTCGCAAGAACTAAATATTGCATTTAATGATAATCTAAATGAAGCAGCTCTGGCAGTTCGTGAGCATTGGGGATTACATAAAAGCAAAAATATCACAGCAAAGGAAGCAATAGACGATCTCACTGGGGGTTTGCGAGTTATTTGCCCCGATTCTGAGAAATTTGAGTCATCAACCTATACTAAAGCTGTTTCTGCATATGCGCGTGCTTTAAGGAGAGGGCAAAAGACAGGGAATATTCCTAACTCTCATCGGTACTCAAAACATGGGGAGCGAATTCTTGATTTATACAACCTCGCTCATCAAACGCAGCCGCCTGGGAGACTGTCCAAAGCTTTCTTATTAGAAAACGGAACTAAAAAGGACAAAAAGGTCCTGATTGATTCTTCAGAGGCAGTATCAACTATTACGACGCATCCTGACGAATTTATCCATTATGCAGAGCCTAGGAACATTACTGTCCGTGAAATGGCTAGATTTCAGTCTTTTCCTGATGACTTCCATTTTTACGGCCGATATACCATCAATGGACCACGTCGGAAGTTTGATGTGGCTAGGTGCTCGCAAGTAGGAAATGCGGTTCCGCCTTTGATGGCTGAAGGTATAGGCTTGGCAGTACGAAACTTGCTTTTATTATTAGGAGATAAAGGTGTTTCGGAGTTAACTCTGCCGACCTCAGAAATTGAGGAAGATATTTCTGTCAATTTGAAAAATTGTGGTTAA
- a CDS encoding integrase arm-type DNA-binding domain-containing protein yields the protein MALTDIKVRSAKPQEKEYTLVDGDGMFLLVHPNGSRYWRFRFRFGGKQHLMAFGVYPETSLADARQKREEARRLVAAGIDPREHKRAVKEEQAKEAITFESVAREWHAANKKWTEEHSRRVLKSLEDNLFPAIGKRSIDSFSTRDLLVPIKVVEATGRLEVASRLQQRTNAIMRYAVQSGLIDYNPAQEMAGAVASSNRVHRPALELKRLPELLHRIDNYTGRPLTRLAVELTLLIFIRSSELRFARWSEIDFERAMWTIPAEREAVEGVKHSQRGSKMRTPHLVPLSRQALEILKQVHKFSGERDFVFVGDHNPRKPMSENTVNKALRVMGYDTKVEVCGHGFRTMACSSLIESGLWSRDAVERQMSHMERNLVRAAYIHKAEHLDERRLMLQWWADFLDVNREKGVSPFDFGKNT from the coding sequence ATGGCTCTGACAGATATCAAAGTGCGTTCTGCGAAACCGCAGGAAAAGGAGTACACCCTGGTCGATGGGGATGGCATGTTTTTGCTGGTTCACCCCAACGGCTCTAGATACTGGCGGTTCCGCTTTCGTTTTGGTGGTAAGCAGCACCTGATGGCGTTTGGGGTTTATCCTGAAACATCCCTGGCTGATGCTCGTCAAAAGCGGGAAGAGGCCAGAAGGCTTGTTGCTGCTGGAATCGATCCTCGCGAACACAAACGAGCTGTGAAAGAAGAACAGGCGAAAGAAGCCATTACTTTTGAGTCAGTTGCCAGAGAGTGGCACGCAGCAAATAAAAAATGGACAGAAGAACATAGTCGGCGGGTGCTGAAGAGCCTGGAAGATAATTTGTTCCCAGCGATTGGAAAGCGCAGTATTGATAGTTTTAGTACGCGCGATCTCCTTGTGCCTATCAAAGTAGTTGAGGCTACAGGGCGTCTTGAAGTGGCTTCGCGTCTTCAGCAGCGTACCAATGCGATTATGCGTTATGCAGTGCAAAGCGGTTTGATCGATTACAATCCTGCTCAGGAGATGGCTGGGGCAGTTGCTTCCAGTAATCGTGTCCATCGACCAGCACTTGAACTGAAACGCTTACCTGAACTACTCCACCGAATTGATAACTACACCGGACGGCCTTTAACCCGTCTGGCTGTTGAGCTAACGTTATTAATCTTTATTCGTTCCAGTGAGTTGCGCTTTGCCCGTTGGTCCGAGATCGATTTTGAAAGGGCAATGTGGACAATCCCAGCAGAACGAGAAGCTGTAGAAGGTGTTAAGCATTCGCAACGTGGTTCTAAAATGCGTACACCTCACTTAGTACCGCTGTCTCGCCAGGCATTAGAAATTCTGAAACAGGTTCACAAGTTTAGTGGCGAGCGTGATTTTGTTTTCGTTGGCGATCATAACCCTCGTAAACCGATGAGTGAAAACACGGTGAATAAGGCGCTGCGTGTTATGGGGTATGACACTAAGGTGGAGGTTTGTGGGCATGGCTTCAGGACTATGGCATGTAGCTCGCTGATTGAGTCAGGGCTGTGGTCAAGGGATGCTGTAGAGCGGCAAATGAGCCATATGGAACGTAACTTAGTACGTGCGGCTTACATTCATAAGGCTGAACACTTGGATGAGCGCCGTTTGATGTTACAGTGGTGGGCAGATTTTCTTGATGTGAATCGGGAGAAGGGGGTTAGTCCGTTTGATTTCGGTAAGAATACTTAA